The following coding sequences are from one Bacteroidota bacterium window:
- a CDS encoding T9SS type A sorting domain-containing protein has translation MNYSKRKISFKIGFSVALILLFTSIKIIAQPLAADAGINQTICSGSSATIGGSPTATFGAGGYTYFWSPSTGLSSTTVANPIASPTTTTTYTLQVTDALLAVATDVVTITVNPLPAVDAILSTSICNGNATSITSFTSTPAGATFNWTNSDPSIGLAASGTGTIPAFTATNTGSTPVVATISVTATLAGCSGPPSIYTITVRPSPVVTPLVSSVVCNGVVRPATNYTSTPSGATFIWSNTNTAIGLGSGGSGNTPSYTSTNTGSTSIGGTISVTATLAGCTGPTINYSATVKPTPVATSTPTTQTRCSGVASNFVLNSTVAGTSYTWTAFGSGVSGHSGGSGTVIAQSVTATTAGPGGVTYTVTPTAAGCVGSNITTNLTVNPIPVATATTSPLTRCSGDTVSFSVSANVPGTTFTWTTFATNVTGADASGTGTYVFDTLTATTAAAGTMVYIFTPVAAGCTGSQAFPFVTVNPYPSATFSYASPACQNTPNIFPLFGPGASAGTFTVSPAGIVINPSTGEIDLTLSTPGGYSITNTIAAAGGCPSTNSNTGFTLNPYVDPTITNVSNVCSNAAPFNLVAASTGGTWSGTGITNSFTGTFDPSIAGIGTHTITYQSSGPCFFLYTDTTVITIADADIYGKVTYSGGDLNSGTNTAVLFNYLSAYTSFDSIQVSSIDAAGYCHFTAIPPGDYLIEVFADTLVYPLAVPTYYDSEYLWDTALVKTHGCTTDTADVYVIEGIVTAGPGMLSGQITEGFGFVRLPGEPIPGIDVKLGKNPGGALVTNTQTDPTGNYAFSNIPINLPGEFYTVYVDIPGLQRDSAYNIIVTATNFVFTQLDYEADSVSVYPLFPLTTSIVSATNENQFTVFPNPTKNNTTIEYTLTKSGFVQLEVFDVLGKKLESPVNTAQQAGKQQINLNNLNPGVYFIKLNINNQSQTTRLVVVD, from the coding sequence ATGAATTACTCCAAAAGAAAAATTAGTTTTAAAATTGGATTCAGTGTAGCACTGATTCTTCTTTTTACATCGATAAAAATAATTGCACAACCACTCGCAGCGGATGCAGGTATTAATCAAACAATTTGTTCTGGCTCCAGCGCAACAATTGGTGGCTCGCCAACTGCAACTTTTGGGGCTGGTGGTTATACCTACTTCTGGTCACCTTCAACTGGCTTAAGCTCAACTACTGTTGCAAATCCAATCGCGTCACCTACAACAACAACAACCTACACCTTGCAAGTTACGGATGCATTATTGGCTGTAGCTACTGATGTAGTAACAATTACAGTTAACCCCCTTCCTGCTGTCGATGCCATACTAAGCACTTCTATTTGTAATGGGAATGCAACGTCAATTACTAGTTTCACAAGTACACCAGCTGGTGCAACATTTAATTGGACAAACTCTGATCCTTCAATTGGATTAGCAGCTAGCGGAACAGGTACAATACCCGCTTTTACTGCAACAAATACTGGATCAACCCCAGTAGTCGCTACTATTTCTGTAACAGCTACCTTAGCAGGTTGTAGCGGGCCTCCTTCGATTTATACAATTACTGTTAGACCAAGCCCTGTAGTTACTCCTTTGGTAAGTAGCGTGGTTTGTAACGGAGTAGTAAGACCTGCCACAAACTATACCAGCACTCCATCTGGAGCTACATTTATTTGGTCAAATACAAATACAGCAATTGGATTAGGCTCAGGGGGTAGTGGAAACACACCTTCCTATACTTCAACCAACACTGGTTCAACTTCAATAGGAGGTACAATATCTGTTACTGCAACATTAGCTGGTTGTACAGGTCCCACAATTAATTATTCTGCAACTGTAAAACCAACGCCAGTTGCAACTTCTACTCCTACAACTCAAACACGCTGTTCTGGTGTTGCTTCCAATTTTGTATTGAACAGCACAGTCGCAGGTACAAGTTATACCTGGACCGCTTTTGGATCTGGTGTATCCGGACATAGCGGAGGCAGTGGAACTGTTATTGCTCAAAGTGTAACAGCAACTACTGCAGGACCGGGAGGAGTAACCTATACAGTAACGCCAACAGCTGCAGGTTGTGTAGGAAGTAATATTACAACGAATCTAACTGTAAATCCGATACCGGTTGCAACAGCCACCACCTCTCCTTTAACAAGATGTTCCGGAGATACCGTTTCTTTTTCTGTGAGTGCAAATGTTCCCGGAACAACATTTACGTGGACTACCTTTGCAACCAATGTAACTGGAGCGGACGCTTCTGGAACAGGAACGTATGTGTTTGACACTTTAACAGCAACTACAGCAGCAGCAGGAACAATGGTTTATATTTTCACACCAGTTGCGGCAGGTTGTACAGGGAGTCAAGCTTTTCCTTTTGTTACTGTTAATCCCTATCCAAGTGCGACCTTTTCTTATGCGAGTCCGGCTTGCCAAAACACGCCAAATATTTTTCCATTATTCGGACCAGGAGCAAGCGCAGGAACATTTACAGTTTCACCAGCCGGTATTGTGATTAACCCTTCTACCGGAGAAATTGATTTAACACTCAGCACACCGGGCGGATACAGCATCACCAATACAATTGCTGCAGCAGGAGGTTGTCCTTCCACCAATTCAAATACCGGATTCACACTTAATCCTTATGTGGATCCTACCATTACGAATGTAAGCAATGTTTGCTCGAATGCTGCTCCGTTTAATCTTGTTGCGGCATCTACCGGTGGAACTTGGAGCGGAACAGGAATCACGAATAGTTTTACTGGAACGTTCGACCCTTCAATTGCGGGAATCGGAACACATACCATCACCTACCAATCTTCAGGTCCTTGCTTTTTCTTGTATACCGACACCACTGTAATTACAATTGCAGATGCTGATATCTATGGAAAAGTAACGTACAGTGGTGGTGATTTAAATAGTGGCACAAACACCGCAGTGCTTTTTAATTATTTAAGCGCTTATACCAGTTTTGATAGTATTCAAGTGAGCAGTATTGATGCAGCTGGCTATTGCCATTTCACCGCGATTCCACCGGGTGACTATTTAATTGAAGTGTTTGCAGATACCTTAGTTTATCCTTTAGCTGTTCCTACTTATTACGACAGTGAATATTTGTGGGATACCGCATTGGTTAAAACACATGGTTGTACAACGGATACTGCTGATGTATATGTAATTGAAGGAATTGTAACTGCCGGTCCTGGTATGCTGAGCGGACAAATCACCGAAGGCTTTGGTTTTGTTCGCTTACCAGGTGAACCCATCCCGGGGATTGATGTAAAACTTGGAAAAAATCCGGGTGGAGCATTGGTAACAAATACACAAACCGACCCTACCGGAAATTATGCTTTTAGTAATATTCCAATAAATCTACCGGGTGAATTTTACACGGTATATGTTGATATCCCTGGTTTACAAAGAGATTCGGCATACAATATAATTGTTACGGCAACCAATTTTGTATTCACACAATTGGATTATGAAGCAGATAGTGTATCTGTTTATCCATTATTTCCTTTAACAACAAGTATTGTAAGTGCAACCAACGAAAACCAATTTACTGTTTTTCCAAACCCGACAAAAAACAATACAACGATAGAATATACTTTAACAAAATCCGGCTTTGTTCAGTTAGAGGTGTTTGATGTTTTAGGGAAAAAACTGGAATCCCCAGTCAATACAGCGCAACAAGCCGGGAAACAACAAATCAATTTAAACAACCTTAATCCGGGTGTGTATTTTATTAAACTGAATATAAATAATCAATCACAAACAACACGTTTAGTGGTGGTAGATTAA
- a CDS encoding T9SS type A sorting domain-containing protein: MKQTTFPGRKIFILIFLFINSLSFAQTWEMVDNTGFGYSSLQISGLKPFKDRFFAACGHIGTPGAFIFSSTSGNSGTWGQEMNYATLMNANQMNTSVLNSTTAAGGWLHAGTKNYTDGPIVLKSYDGSAWDSLPHIPFVNPIGNYYEISAITYFTSTGGDDSILVAVRNGTDGPEIWKNDYAGSGPWTNVLDFAPGMSTAFTDMVVFNNKVYACTDGALIYESSDGNNWAMNFPADTGFNDIDNSSFTAMEVFQNKLYVSTYNTTDGAQIWNTADGITWNPIITDGFTNGGNLYGINDLLVANGKLWVSAYSWMSGLAAFAPPSGETRGGSEYTYVYATSDGTTFINYNNDAFGGTNRRGYLGYFQNFVYQGSNNFTWSWAEVWRLCQAPTPTISPASGVACLGTPIWVNDTLYTAVTNDWYVNDTLQYSGTGGFYFTPTFLGTQTIKLIERNGTCVDSTTTTITVYPIPNSNPTSNQPYCYGTEVTLFDTISGGTGPYSVHWHDELGFSATGVSIVVTALTNFDVYATVTDANGCESNGVLSGFTVTPSTDLFGHVSYSGGNVTSGNAVAFRFKSGYSYFDTIQVAPLNASGDYLFTALNSDSLLIKVFADTLAYPLLNPTYYGNEWAWDSATVFIHGCSVNDTANITMIEELGVGSGIGMITGTIIEGVGFGSLMMASGDVRLPGEPIPGIDVKLGKNPGGAMVTSGSTNGSGVYTFTGVDFNTAGEYYTVYVDIPGLGRDSSYSVTVDATNNQFYNLDYYVDSTTIYIVGSTVGITNPEMAAENKFSVFPNPSKGTATIEYTIENDSDVQLEIYNVLGVKISSLVNSTKKSGTYKYTTSNLNLSSGIYFISLRANNKIGTQRLIITE, from the coding sequence ATGAAACAAACTACATTTCCCGGAAGAAAAATATTCATCCTTATTTTTCTTTTTATAAACTCCCTTTCATTTGCCCAAACATGGGAAATGGTTGACAATACAGGTTTCGGTTATAGTTCACTGCAAATAAGTGGATTAAAACCCTTTAAAGATCGTTTCTTTGCAGCCTGTGGTCATATAGGCACTCCCGGAGCTTTTATTTTCAGCTCTACCAGCGGTAACAGCGGAACATGGGGACAAGAGATGAACTATGCAACATTGATGAATGCAAATCAAATGAATACCTCTGTCCTCAACTCAACTACAGCAGCAGGAGGATGGTTACATGCCGGCACCAAGAACTATACTGATGGTCCTATCGTTTTAAAATCCTATGATGGTAGTGCATGGGATTCTTTGCCACACATACCATTTGTAAACCCGATTGGTAATTATTATGAAATATCAGCAATCACATATTTTACTTCCACAGGTGGTGACGACAGTATTCTCGTTGCTGTTAGAAATGGTACGGATGGTCCGGAAATCTGGAAAAATGATTATGCCGGAAGTGGGCCTTGGACAAACGTTTTAGATTTCGCTCCGGGAATGAGTACTGCCTTCACGGATATGGTTGTATTTAACAATAAAGTTTATGCTTGCACCGATGGAGCACTTATTTATGAATCTTCCGATGGAAACAACTGGGCGATGAATTTCCCCGCTGACACGGGCTTCAACGATATCGATAATAGTTCATTCACCGCAATGGAAGTTTTTCAAAATAAACTTTATGTATCTACATACAATACCACCGATGGTGCACAAATATGGAATACAGCCGATGGTATTACTTGGAATCCAATCATAACGGATGGATTTACAAATGGAGGCAATCTCTATGGTATCAATGACCTACTTGTTGCAAATGGAAAACTTTGGGTAAGTGCTTACAGCTGGATGTCAGGATTAGCTGCATTTGCTCCTCCTTCAGGCGAAACCAGAGGAGGCTCTGAATACACCTATGTTTATGCAACTTCGGATGGAACAACATTTATTAATTATAATAATGATGCCTTTGGAGGGACTAACAGAAGAGGTTATTTGGGATATTTTCAAAACTTTGTTTACCAAGGATCCAATAATTTCACTTGGAGTTGGGCTGAAGTATGGCGATTATGCCAAGCGCCAACACCAACCATCTCTCCTGCTTCAGGAGTGGCCTGCTTGGGCACACCAATTTGGGTAAATGATACTTTATACACCGCAGTTACAAATGATTGGTATGTGAATGATACCTTGCAATATTCCGGAACAGGTGGTTTTTATTTTACCCCAACTTTTTTAGGAACACAAACCATCAAATTAATTGAACGCAACGGAACTTGTGTAGATAGCACAACAACTACAATTACCGTTTATCCTATCCCGAACTCAAATCCGACTTCGAATCAACCGTATTGTTATGGAACAGAAGTCACACTTTTTGATACCATTTCAGGAGGAACAGGTCCTTATAGTGTACATTGGCACGATGAATTAGGCTTTAGTGCAACCGGTGTCTCAATTGTTGTGACAGCACTTACAAACTTTGATGTATATGCAACTGTTACCGATGCAAATGGTTGTGAGTCCAATGGTGTATTGTCAGGTTTTACAGTAACACCTAGCACTGATTTGTTCGGACATGTTAGTTATTCCGGAGGAAATGTAACCAGCGGAAACGCAGTTGCCTTTCGATTTAAATCCGGCTATTCGTATTTCGACACAATACAAGTTGCACCATTGAATGCCAGTGGCGATTATTTATTTACAGCATTAAACAGCGATAGTCTTTTAATCAAAGTATTTGCAGATACATTGGCGTATCCATTGCTTAATCCGACCTATTACGGAAACGAATGGGCTTGGGACTCTGCAACCGTTTTTATTCACGGTTGTAGTGTAAATGATACGGCAAACATTACGATGATTGAAGAGCTGGGCGTTGGATCCGGAATTGGTATGATTACGGGCACAATCATCGAAGGAGTTGGTTTCGGATCTTTAATGATGGCGAGTGGAGATGTGAGATTACCCGGAGAGCCTATTCCGGGGATTGATGTAAAACTTGGAAAAAATCCCGGTGGTGCGATGGTAACGAGTGGCTCGACAAATGGTTCCGGTGTGTACACATTTACCGGTGTTGATTTTAATACTGCTGGAGAATACTACACGGTGTATGTTGATATTCCTGGATTAGGAAGAGACTCCTCCTACTCTGTTACGGTGGATGCAACCAACAACCAATTTTACAATTTAGATTATTATGTGGATTCAACCACCATCTACATCGTTGGTTCAACAGTAGGAATAACAAATCCGGAAATGGCAGCTGAAAATAAATTTTCTGTTTTCCCAAACCCATCCAAAGGAACAGCCACCATTGAATATACTATAGAAAACGATTCGGATGTTCAACTTGAAATTTACAATGTGCTTGGTGTGAAAATTTCTTCTCTTGTAAATTCAACAAAAAAATCGGGAACCTATAAATACACCACATCGAATTTAAATTTAAGCAGTGGCATTTATTTTATATCCTTGCGTGCAAACAATAAAATCGGCACACAGCGATTAATCATTACTGAATAA
- the asnS gene encoding asparagine--tRNA ligase, giving the protein MERTKVKALLDSTAYGTEVNLKGWVRTFRNNQFIAINDGSTINNIQAVVDFTSMDEALLKRLTTGAAVSVTGELIESLGKGQKVEIKVKQLEILGDSDAEKFPLQPKKHSLEFLREIAHLRFRTNTFNAVFKVRHALAFAIHQFFNERGFVYMHTPIITASDAEGAGEMFRVTTLDFDNTPRTEDGKVDFKQDFFGKSTNLTVSGQLEGELAAMAFGDIYTFGPTFRAENSNTTRHLAEFWMIEPEMAFYELKDNMQLAEDLLKYVIKHALATCSEEIDFLKNRLLEEEKQKPQDERSELDLISKLNFCLDNNFERLTYTEAIEILKNSTPNKKKKFKYLIENWGADLQSEHERYLVEKHFKKPVILTDYPKDIKSFYMRQNDDGKTVAAMDILFPGIGEIIGGSQREERLDLLEKRMAEMHVPADELYWYLDTRRFGTAPHAGFGLGFERLVLFVTGMTNIRDVIAFPRAPKTAEF; this is encoded by the coding sequence ATGGAAAGAACAAAAGTGAAAGCGCTGTTAGATTCAACAGCATACGGAACAGAAGTAAATTTAAAAGGTTGGGTGCGAACATTTCGTAACAATCAATTTATTGCCATCAATGACGGGTCTACAATTAATAATATTCAGGCCGTTGTTGACTTTACTTCAATGGATGAAGCATTACTAAAACGATTGACCACAGGAGCTGCTGTAAGTGTAACCGGTGAACTGATTGAATCGTTGGGAAAAGGTCAAAAAGTTGAGATTAAAGTCAAACAACTTGAAATTTTAGGAGACAGTGATGCAGAAAAATTTCCGTTGCAACCCAAAAAACATAGTCTGGAATTTTTAAGAGAAATTGCACATCTGCGATTCCGCACAAATACTTTTAATGCAGTTTTTAAAGTGCGTCACGCATTGGCGTTTGCCATTCATCAGTTTTTTAATGAGCGTGGATTTGTGTATATGCATACGCCCATCATCACCGCTTCCGATGCAGAAGGCGCGGGAGAAATGTTTCGCGTAACGACTTTGGATTTTGATAATACGCCCCGAACAGAAGACGGGAAAGTAGATTTTAAACAAGACTTTTTTGGAAAATCAACAAACCTAACGGTAAGCGGTCAATTAGAAGGAGAGCTTGCGGCAATGGCATTTGGTGACATTTATACATTCGGTCCTACGTTCCGTGCTGAAAATTCAAACACGACTCGACACCTTGCTGAGTTTTGGATGATTGAACCGGAAATGGCTTTTTACGAATTGAAAGACAATATGCAGTTGGCAGAAGATTTATTAAAATATGTTATCAAACATGCATTAGCAACTTGCTCTGAAGAAATTGATTTTTTAAAAAATCGATTGTTAGAGGAAGAAAAACAAAAACCGCAAGATGAGCGTTCTGAACTGGATTTAATCTCGAAATTAAATTTCTGTTTGGATAATAATTTTGAACGATTAACCTATACAGAAGCCATCGAAATTCTGAAAAATTCAACACCAAATAAAAAGAAAAAATTCAAATACCTTATTGAAAATTGGGGTGCTGATTTGCAAAGCGAGCATGAACGTTATCTGGTAGAAAAACATTTTAAGAAGCCGGTGATTTTAACTGATTACCCAAAAGACATCAAATCGTTTTATATGCGTCAAAATGATGATGGAAAAACGGTTGCTGCCATGGACATTTTGTTCCCAGGAATTGGTGAGATTATTGGAGGCTCACAACGTGAAGAACGATTGGATTTATTAGAAAAACGAATGGCAGAAATGCATGTTCCGGCTGATGAACTCTATTGGTATTTAGATACCCGCAGATTCGGAACAGCTCCACATGCCGGCTTCGGATTGGGCTTTGAACGATTAGTATTGTTCGTTACAGGAATGACAAATATCCGTGATGTAATTGCATTCCCACGTGCTCCAAAAACAGCAGAATTTTAA
- a CDS encoding SpoIIE family protein phosphatase, translated as MKKHFKIFFPLFFLLIANNVAISQTYDFHNFNVEHGLAQSQVLSMCQDKNGNIWFGTNNGGVSKYDGNKFVNYTENDSLVNNVVFSIAETKNGNMLFGTNGGLSVLNGKKWLNFTEKNGLIHNRVYKVLEDRDGIVWIGTGKGVCQLINNKIVPFNSDTLLNKARIFVIYADKANNIWFGTITDGVIKYNTTTKKFTYYGSSKGLQDNFVRSINEDLQGNVYIGTNSGINRITTGGALEKVNIPGQENVAFTSIIPDSKNNLWFGTSEGIYKYNGFTHRKYTSKNGLASNILMCGLQDREENFWFGTDGFGVSKFTGEAFVSYSSKDSLPGDYIKCIFQDSRKNIWMGVKDFGVVCLINGKIINYKVNIKDIQHSLADNDVQAITEDKQGNIYFGTKSGLSVFDGKSFHNYSKNDGLPENNILSIYIDAKNTIWIGTASGLSYFKNNTFTTLDSKNTKNFEVNLPVYNIFVDHKDAFWLASENGVIKYDGNSFQRFNKSNGFTNKRVISILQDKSGLLWFGTDEGIFSYDYTTFKNISIKDGLAANKVYLMLLNKDFLWIGTNNGIDKINLELLRTNNTLDIKHYGKEEGLQGVECNFNSQMKDDQGNLWFGTIKGATVYNPNFDKINHQEALTRITGIRLFFQNADDDLTKYSEGIDNITNLPNTLVLPYDKNHITFDFIGVCITNPNKVKYQFKLEGADEDWFPPTSKTEATYSSLPAGDYTFHLKAMNNDGLWNEKDVTFKFTILPPWYQTWWFYTIAVIIIFALIYLFIVVRTRNLQKAKIELEQEVQLRTFQLRQEKEKVEIVNKEVTEQKAIIEAKNHDITDSIKYAKNIQEALLPPLQNLHKELKDAFVLYLPKDIVSGDFYWFAKRNNKRFIASVDCTGHGVPGAFMSIIGNTLLNEIVTEKNITSPAEILNELHIGVKTSLKQSGNSENERRDGMDIALCSLNEEGTILEYAGANRPLWIFRKGKSGDESFEMIKANKFPIGGLEMDNEIKRTFTNHSIPVEKGDIVYIFSDGYADQFGGAKGKKFMVGNMQKLISDIYQKPIKEQEELLHKNFLAWKGEIEQVDDVLVIGFRI; from the coding sequence TTGAAAAAACACTTCAAAATATTCTTCCCACTTTTCTTTTTGCTCATTGCAAACAACGTTGCTATTTCTCAAACATACGACTTTCACAATTTTAATGTCGAGCACGGTTTGGCGCAATCACAAGTTTTGTCGATGTGTCAAGATAAAAATGGAAACATTTGGTTTGGTACAAACAATGGTGGAGTAAGCAAATACGATGGTAACAAATTTGTGAATTATACCGAAAACGACAGCCTTGTTAACAATGTCGTTTTTTCGATTGCCGAAACAAAAAATGGAAACATGCTTTTCGGGACCAATGGAGGATTGAGCGTTTTGAATGGAAAAAAATGGCTCAACTTCACCGAAAAAAATGGATTAATACACAATCGTGTATATAAAGTTTTAGAAGACCGGGATGGCATAGTTTGGATTGGAACAGGTAAAGGTGTTTGTCAACTCATCAACAATAAAATTGTTCCATTTAATTCAGATACTCTCCTAAACAAAGCGCGCATTTTTGTTATTTATGCCGACAAAGCAAATAACATTTGGTTTGGTACCATTACAGATGGCGTTATCAAATACAATACTACTACTAAAAAATTTACTTATTACGGTAGTTCCAAAGGATTGCAAGATAATTTTGTGCGCTCTATCAATGAAGACTTACAAGGCAATGTATACATTGGAACCAACTCCGGAATCAATCGCATTACTACCGGAGGAGCACTTGAAAAAGTAAATATCCCAGGACAAGAAAATGTTGCGTTCACGTCCATCATTCCCGATTCAAAAAATAATTTATGGTTTGGAACAAGCGAAGGTATTTATAAATACAATGGATTTACGCATCGAAAATACACGAGTAAAAACGGACTGGCAAGCAATATATTGATGTGTGGATTACAGGACCGTGAAGAGAATTTTTGGTTTGGAACAGATGGATTTGGTGTTTCAAAATTTACCGGTGAAGCATTTGTTTCATATAGTTCAAAAGATAGTTTGCCAGGCGATTATATCAAATGTATTTTTCAAGATTCGCGAAAAAACATCTGGATGGGTGTAAAAGATTTTGGTGTAGTATGCTTGATAAATGGTAAAATAATCAATTACAAAGTAAACATTAAAGATATTCAACACTCATTAGCCGATAATGATGTTCAAGCGATCACAGAAGACAAACAAGGAAACATTTATTTCGGAACCAAATCCGGCTTAAGCGTTTTTGATGGAAAATCTTTTCACAACTATTCTAAAAATGATGGACTCCCAGAAAACAATATTCTATCCATTTACATCGATGCAAAAAACACCATTTGGATTGGAACAGCTTCCGGATTGTCCTATTTTAAAAACAATACGTTTACCACACTCGATTCAAAAAACACCAAAAATTTCGAGGTGAACCTTCCGGTATACAACATTTTTGTAGATCACAAGGATGCTTTTTGGCTGGCATCAGAAAATGGTGTGATTAAATACGATGGCAACTCATTTCAACGATTTAATAAATCAAACGGTTTTACAAACAAACGTGTCATCTCTATTTTACAAGACAAATCCGGATTGCTTTGGTTTGGAACAGACGAAGGAATTTTTAGTTACGATTATACCACCTTCAAAAACATCAGTATAAAAGATGGACTGGCTGCTAACAAGGTATACTTGATGTTACTTAATAAAGATTTCTTGTGGATAGGAACCAACAACGGAATCGACAAAATAAACCTCGAACTACTTCGAACAAACAATACACTCGACATCAAACACTACGGAAAAGAGGAAGGCTTGCAAGGTGTGGAATGTAATTTTAATTCACAAATGAAAGACGACCAAGGTAATCTTTGGTTCGGAACAATTAAAGGAGCCACTGTTTACAATCCTAATTTTGATAAAATCAATCATCAGGAAGCGTTAACACGCATTACCGGAATACGTTTGTTTTTTCAAAATGCTGATGACGACTTAACAAAATATTCAGAAGGCATCGACAATATTACAAACCTACCAAACACATTGGTTTTGCCTTATGATAAAAACCACATCACCTTCGATTTTATCGGTGTTTGTATCACCAACCCGAATAAAGTAAAATATCAATTCAAATTAGAAGGTGCAGATGAAGATTGGTTTCCTCCTACTTCCAAAACGGAAGCCACCTATTCTTCTTTGCCTGCTGGAGACTACACTTTTCATCTGAAAGCAATGAACAATGATGGATTGTGGAATGAAAAAGATGTGACCTTCAAATTCACGATTCTTCCTCCATGGTATCAAACCTGGTGGTTCTATACTATTGCGGTTATTATCATTTTCGCACTCATCTATTTATTCATCGTAGTGAGAACACGCAACCTTCAAAAAGCAAAAATTGAATTGGAGCAAGAAGTCCAATTACGAACATTCCAATTGCGACAAGAAAAAGAAAAAGTAGAAATCGTTAACAAAGAAGTAACAGAACAAAAAGCCATTATTGAAGCGAAGAATCATGATATTACGGATAGTATCAAATACGCAAAAAATATTCAGGAAGCATTGTTGCCACCATTGCAAAACTTACACAAAGAATTAAAAGATGCTTTTGTACTGTATTTACCAAAAGACATTGTGAGTGGTGATTTTTACTGGTTTGCAAAACGAAACAACAAACGATTTATCGCATCGGTAGATTGTACCGGCCACGGTGTTCCTGGAGCATTCATGAGTATTATCGGGAATACATTATTGAACGAGATTGTAACGGAAAAAAATATTACTTCTCCTGCAGAAATTTTGAATGAATTGCACATTGGAGTGAAAACATCCTTGAAACAAAGTGGCAATTCAGAAAATGAAAGACGAGATGGAATGGACATTGCACTCTGTTCCTTAAATGAAGAAGGAACAATTTTAGAGTATGCAGGAGCCAATCGACCGTTATGGATTTTTAGAAAAGGAAAATCTGGTGACGAATCCTTTGAAATGATTAAAGCGAATAAATTTCCGATTGGGGGCTTGGAAATGGACAACGAAATCAAACGCACATTTACTAATCATAGTATTCCTGTTGAAAAAGGAGATATCGTTTATATTTTTTCCGATGGATATGCTGATCAGTTTGGTGGTGCAAAAGGAAAAAAATTCATGGTAGGAAATATGCAAAAACTCATTTCCGACATTTATCAAAAGCCAATCAAAGAGCAAGAAGAACTACTTCATAAAAATTTCCTTGCCTGGAAAGGCGAAATCGAACAGGTGGATGACGTACTGGTTATCGGTTTCAGAATTTAA